One genomic region from Microcystis panniformis FACHB-1757 encodes:
- a CDS encoding 6-bladed beta-propeller produces MSLSKVINHGGREKRSLSKALLKSFSLVTATAIGCISVATGATAASFSFAFGSEGSGNGQFMLPRGIAAGRGGNIYVADTDNNRVQVFDSSGVFQSAFGSQGSGNGQFRSPYGIAVGRSGNIYVADTDNNRVQVFNSSGVFQSAFGSQGSGNGQFQGSYGIAVGSSGNIYVADAGNFRIQVFNSSGVFQSAFGSFGTGNGQFQGPYGIAVGSSGNIYVADTFNNRVQVFNSTGVFQFAFGSQGSGNGEFSMPQGIAVDSSGNIYVTDTLNDRVQVFNPSGVFQSTFGSFGTGNGEFSMPQGIALGSRGNIYVADTVNNRVQVFRTPEPSSIIGLGILGGGLVVRRLAKRG; encoded by the coding sequence ATGTCCCTATCTAAAGTTATCAATCATGGGGGGCGGGAGAAGCGTAGCTTATCAAAGGCTCTGCTGAAATCCTTTTCCCTAGTCACGGCCACTGCGATCGGATGTATTAGTGTCGCCACCGGTGCCACTGCGGCCAGTTTTTCCTTCGCTTTCGGTAGCGAAGGTTCGGGGAACGGTCAGTTCATGCTCCCCCGTGGTATCGCCGCCGGTAGAGGTGGTAATATCTATGTAGCCGATACGGATAACAATCGGGTACAGGTATTCGACTCTAGTGGTGTCTTCCAGTCCGCTTTCGGTAGCCAAGGTTCGGGGAACGGTCAGTTCCGAAGCCCCTACGGTATCGCTGTCGGTAGAAGTGGTAATATCTATGTAGCCGATACGGATAACAATCGGGTACAGGTATTCAACTCTAGTGGTGTCTTCCAGTCCGCTTTCGGTAGCCAAGGTTCGGGGAACGGTCAGTTCCAAGGCTCCTACGGTATCGCTGTCGGTAGCAGTGGTAATATCTATGTAGCCGATGCGGGCAACTTTCGCATACAGGTATTCAACTCCAGTGGTGTCTTCCAGTCCGCTTTCGGTAGCTTCGGTACGGGGAACGGTCAGTTCCAAGGCCCCTACGGTATCGCTGTCGGTAGCAGTGGTAATATCTATGTAGCCGATACGTTCAACAATCGCGTACAGGTATTCAACTCCACTGGTGTCTTCCAGTTCGCTTTCGGTAGCCAAGGTTCGGGGAACGGTGAGTTCAGTATGCCCCAAGGTATCGCTGTCGATAGCAGCGGTAATATCTATGTAACCGATACGCTCAACGATCGCGTACAGGTATTCAACCCCAGTGGTGTCTTCCAGTCCACTTTCGGTAGCTTCGGTACGGGGAACGGTGAGTTCAGTATGCCCCAAGGTATCGCTCTCGGTAGCCGTGGTAATATCTATGTAGCCGATACGGTCAACAATCGCGTACAGGTATTCAGAACGCCCGAACCTTCTAGTATTATCGGATTAGGCATACTAGGGGGCGGTTTAGTGGTGCGTCGCCTCGCTAAACGTGGTTAA